In a single window of the Notamacropus eugenii isolate mMacEug1 chromosome 4, mMacEug1.pri_v2, whole genome shotgun sequence genome:
- the MICOS13 gene encoding MICOS complex subunit MIC13: MAVRLWPVFGFFIKAGLAGGSVYFVYDQGLLGSSHQGQAALRRAQQAIPGAFTHYSDLLSKHMGFRLELPPTPYFNINLRDYWNSGINSLMCSLSTAPSTIQAYSREAWNYVRGQK; encoded by the exons ATGGCTGTCCGCCTGTGGCCCGTGTTCGG GTTTTTCATTAAGGCCGGCTTGGCCGGTGGGTCCGTGTACTTCGTTTACGATCAGGGGCTGCTGGGGTCCAGTCACCAGGGTCAGGCTGCCCTGCGGAGGGCGCAGCAGGCCATCCCAGGCGCCTTCACCCATTACTCTGACTTACTTTCGAAGCACATGGGATTCCGGTTGGAG cTCCCACCCACTCCATATTTCAACATTAACCTTCGAGACTACTGGAACTCAG GCATCAACAGCTTGATGTGTTCGCTGTCCACAGCCCCCTCGACGATCCAGGCATACAGTCGTGAGGCCTGGAACTATGTGAGGGGCCAGAAGTGA
- the RPL36 gene encoding large ribosomal subunit protein eL36, with the protein MAIRYPMAVGLNKGHKVTKNVSKPRHCRRRGRLTKHTKFVRDMIREVCGFAPYERRAMELLKVSKDKRALKFIKKRVGTHIRAKRKREELSNVLAAMRKAAAKKD; encoded by the exons ATGGCCATCCGATATCCCATGGCCGTGGGCCTCAACAAGGGCCACAAAGTCACCAAAAACGTTTCCAAGCCGCGACACTGCCGCCGCCGTGGG CGCTTGACCAAACACACCAAGTTTGTGAGAGATATGATCCGGGAGGTGTGTGGATTTGCCCCTTATGAAAGACGGGCCATGGAATTGTTAAAAGTCTCCAAGGATAAGCGAGCCCTTAAGTTCATCAAAAAAAGG GTGGGAACTCATATCCGGgccaagaggaagagagaggagctCAGCAATGTCCTAGCTGCCATGAGGAAGGCTGCTGCCAAGAAGGACTAA